A window of Pirellula sp. SH-Sr6A contains these coding sequences:
- a CDS encoding FAD-binding domain-containing protein — translation MPLSDTIPAIRIFPANRNPVLASDVPSEGDYVLYWMTAFRRTRYNFALQRGVEWANRLGKPLLVFDALRCHYRWASDRFHRFIVDSMRDTARAVIASNASYCSYVEPVANQGRGLIEALSKRACVLVSDDFPCFFHPTMFRMVAPRVPCLMEIVDSNTIVPMREMDRTFTVAHSYRRAMQKVVSETFPVFPLEDPLRYLESAKLPELPRSWAERYGLKLDRGSLEDLERIDVGGLPIDHAVAPTGEPGGEVEARKVLDRFVRRRLSTYAEDRNEPEKAGSSWLSPYLHFGNISPHEVFLAIAKQTDWSTSKLSKPNGKMEGFWNMGTDAEAFMDQLMTWREIGFNMCVREPHYMRYESLPEWALATLADHASDRRENVYDLEQFEKGATHDPLWNAAQRQLVREGRIHNYLRMLWGKKILHWSESPQEALRIMIELNNKYALDGRNPNSYSGIFWVLGRYDRAWGPERPIFGKVRYMTSESTASKYSVKKYIRTYSEDAGGGLFDQGKR, via the coding sequence ATGCCGTTATCCGACACCATTCCTGCGATTCGCATTTTCCCCGCTAATCGGAATCCGGTCCTCGCATCGGACGTCCCGTCTGAGGGGGACTACGTTCTTTATTGGATGACCGCGTTTCGAAGAACCCGGTACAATTTTGCGCTCCAACGGGGAGTCGAGTGGGCCAATCGGTTGGGAAAACCATTGCTGGTCTTCGATGCCCTGCGATGCCATTACCGTTGGGCCAGCGATCGGTTTCATCGTTTTATCGTCGATAGCATGCGGGATACCGCTCGCGCAGTCATCGCGTCGAACGCATCCTACTGTTCTTATGTCGAGCCCGTGGCCAATCAGGGTCGCGGGCTCATCGAAGCATTGTCGAAGCGAGCATGTGTTCTGGTCAGCGATGATTTTCCGTGCTTCTTCCATCCGACTATGTTTCGGATGGTCGCTCCGCGAGTTCCTTGTTTGATGGAGATTGTCGATTCGAACACGATTGTTCCGATGCGGGAGATGGATCGGACTTTCACGGTGGCCCACTCCTATCGTCGCGCGATGCAAAAAGTGGTGTCGGAGACATTTCCCGTTTTTCCGCTTGAAGATCCGCTGCGTTATTTGGAATCGGCGAAGTTACCGGAACTTCCTCGTTCATGGGCCGAGCGGTATGGGTTGAAGTTGGATCGCGGTTCGCTGGAAGATTTGGAACGGATCGACGTGGGAGGACTTCCAATCGATCATGCTGTTGCCCCGACTGGCGAACCTGGAGGTGAAGTCGAGGCTCGCAAGGTGTTGGATCGGTTTGTGCGCAGGCGGCTTTCGACGTACGCAGAAGATCGCAACGAACCGGAGAAGGCGGGATCGAGCTGGCTATCGCCCTATTTGCACTTCGGGAACATCAGCCCTCATGAAGTCTTTTTGGCAATTGCCAAGCAGACGGATTGGTCGACCAGCAAGCTTTCCAAACCGAACGGGAAGATGGAGGGCTTTTGGAATATGGGGACGGATGCCGAAGCGTTTATGGATCAGTTGATGACTTGGCGCGAGATAGGTTTCAACATGTGTGTGCGCGAACCTCATTACATGCGTTACGAATCGCTACCGGAGTGGGCTCTCGCAACTTTGGCCGATCACGCGAGCGATCGACGTGAGAACGTCTACGATTTGGAGCAATTCGAAAAGGGAGCGACTCATGATCCTCTTTGGAATGCAGCCCAGAGGCAATTGGTCCGGGAGGGACGCATCCACAATTACTTGCGCATGCTCTGGGGCAAAAAGATTCTCCACTGGAGCGAGTCACCGCAGGAGGCGCTTCGCATCATGATTGAGCTCAACAACAAGTACGCGTTGGATGGCCGAAACCCGAACTCCTATAGTGGAATCTTTTGGGTGCTCGGGCGTTACGATCGAGCATGGGGGCCCGAGCGACCGATTTTTGGAAAGGTTCGGTACATGACCAGCGAATCGACCGCGAGCAAGTACTCCGTCAAGAAATACATCCGCACGTATAGCGAGGATGCCGGCGGTGGGCTATTCGATCAAGGAAAGCGGTAG
- a CDS encoding DUF1571 domain-containing protein has product MDRQRDRVRSSRLGLLLAGFTLFLSTTLFLGWRWWKQATTGDVVTSIPSDTPSSHQTQIIHSGRDTIVSPIVADVDNAGHQTLSNERPVENHALDEVLELARTALARHREKHHDYTANLIKTERIGKNLAPTTKMSMKLRYRELIPERNLRGVDVYFRFLEPKAQAGREVIYAPNKYNGMLKAHESGLLGLLTVELSPNSQLAMRGNRYPITEVGIEKLIIKLVEKGERDRLRGECEVRRSVDQQVEGRPCELIEVIHPERRFMQNGRAEDHEFYKAKIWFDQDELVPIKYASYLWPREEGGDPLLEEEYTYSELQFNVGLSDLDFDIENPDYRFP; this is encoded by the coding sequence ATGGATCGACAAAGGGACCGAGTTCGGTCTTCACGATTAGGCTTGCTGCTGGCCGGATTCACGCTCTTCCTCTCGACAACCCTATTCCTAGGCTGGCGCTGGTGGAAACAGGCGACGACCGGCGACGTGGTCACATCCATTCCCTCCGATACGCCGTCCAGCCACCAGACCCAAATAATCCATTCAGGGCGCGACACGATCGTCTCTCCCATCGTGGCAGATGTCGATAACGCGGGACACCAAACACTCTCCAACGAGCGCCCCGTGGAGAATCACGCCCTAGACGAAGTCCTCGAACTGGCGCGCACCGCACTGGCTCGCCATCGCGAGAAACACCACGACTACACTGCTAACTTGATCAAGACGGAGCGGATCGGCAAGAACCTCGCTCCAACCACCAAGATGTCGATGAAACTGAGATACCGCGAACTCATTCCGGAACGGAATCTCCGCGGTGTCGATGTCTACTTTCGATTCTTGGAACCCAAAGCCCAAGCGGGGCGAGAGGTGATCTATGCGCCCAACAAGTACAACGGGATGCTCAAAGCCCACGAGTCGGGTCTTCTCGGCCTCCTGACAGTCGAACTCTCCCCGAATAGTCAGCTCGCGATGCGAGGCAATCGTTACCCCATCACGGAAGTGGGGATCGAAAAACTGATCATCAAACTGGTCGAGAAAGGGGAACGAGATCGACTGCGAGGAGAATGCGAAGTCCGGCGCTCCGTCGATCAGCAAGTCGAAGGGCGCCCGTGCGAACTGATCGAAGTAATCCATCCCGAACGACGCTTCATGCAGAACGGTCGAGCGGAAGATCACGAATTCTACAAAGCGAAAATCTGGTTCGATCAAGACGAATTGGTACCGATCAAATACGCCAGCTATCTGTGGCCCCGCGAAGAAGGAGGCGATCCCCTGCTAGAAGAGGAGTACACTTACTCCGAACTTCAGTTCAATGTCGGCCTCTCCGATTTGGATTTTGATATCGAAAACCCAGACTACCGCTTTCCTTGA
- the fba gene encoding class II fructose-bisphosphate aldolase (catalyzes the reversible aldol condensation of dihydroxyacetonephosphate and glyceraldehyde 3-phosphate in the Calvin cycle, glycolysis, and/or gluconeogenesis), giving the protein MALVPLRKVLDHAAENGYGVAAFNVNNMEQIQSIMEAAKETNSPVIIQASRGARSYSQDAFLRHLMLAAVELYPEIPIVMHQDHGNSPATCLSAIENGFTSVMMDGSLMEDGKTPASYEYNVNVTKEVVKMAHARNVSVEGELGCLGSLETGGGEAEDGHGAEGVLSHDQLLTDPDEAARFVAETNVDALAVAIGTSHGAYKFTRKPDGEVLAMSRIEAIHAKIPNTHLVMHGSSSVPQELQDIINKYGGSMKQTWGVPVEEIQRGIKSGVRKINVDTDCRMAITGAIRKVLAEHPDKFDPRDYLKPARTAMKQVCMDRMIAFGQAGNASKIK; this is encoded by the coding sequence ATGGCTCTCGTTCCCCTTCGCAAAGTCCTCGATCACGCAGCCGAGAATGGATACGGCGTCGCTGCTTTCAATGTGAACAACATGGAACAGATCCAATCCATCATGGAAGCGGCCAAGGAAACGAACTCCCCAGTCATCATCCAAGCGTCGCGCGGTGCACGGTCGTACTCACAAGATGCGTTCCTGCGACATTTGATGCTCGCGGCAGTCGAGCTCTACCCAGAGATTCCGATTGTCATGCACCAAGATCACGGCAATTCTCCAGCGACCTGTCTCTCCGCGATCGAAAACGGATTCACCTCCGTGATGATGGATGGCTCGCTGATGGAAGACGGCAAGACTCCTGCTTCCTATGAGTACAACGTCAACGTGACCAAAGAAGTGGTCAAGATGGCGCATGCTCGCAACGTTTCGGTAGAAGGTGAGTTGGGTTGTCTCGGTTCCTTGGAAACAGGAGGTGGCGAAGCCGAGGATGGACACGGCGCCGAAGGGGTTCTTAGCCATGACCAACTACTCACCGATCCAGATGAAGCAGCCCGCTTCGTTGCAGAAACCAATGTCGATGCCCTCGCTGTTGCGATCGGTACCAGCCATGGTGCATACAAGTTCACCCGCAAACCGGACGGCGAAGTGTTGGCGATGTCCCGCATCGAGGCGATCCATGCCAAGATTCCGAATACCCATTTGGTCATGCACGGTTCCAGCAGCGTTCCTCAAGAACTGCAGGACATCATCAACAAGTACGGTGGATCGATGAAGCAAACGTGGGGTGTTCCCGTCGAGGAAATCCAACGGGGGATCAAGAGCGGCGTCCGCAAAATCAACGTCGACACCGACTGCCGAATGGCCATAACCGGTGCGATTCGCAAGGTTCTCGCAGAGCATCCCGATAAATTCGATCCTCGCGATTACTTGAAGCCAGCACGCACGGCGATGAAGCAAGTCTGCATGGACCGCATGATCGCCTTCGGCCAAGCCGGCAACGCCAGCAAGATCAAGTAA
- a CDS encoding metallophosphoesterase family protein: MLHRRILLGAAPLTAFALSTDCLLRAQDQQPAAGNPTQNSGPVIASPPVVQHRTPTGFTVVFQVKALATGWVEWGTTPDKLDRRAIGQHHGLKTASDLALAIHVNHGSELADAPIYYRLHAVPLRVVDRNVQYGEEDIGTVHCLRAFPNNPDRVHIAVVNDTHENAKTIAKLCERIESHDPDWLIWNGDTCNDFHPGKDVASILLGPGKTGDKDGGGWASSRPLIFVPGNHDVRGRLAHQLQTCLPGWPYGAGGSTLHTPYCSLHRIGPMAMVTLDTGEDKPDAHPTFQGTAAYEPYRDQQGAWLANAVKEKEFATAPYRLAICHIPLRGLPGQNDGTSMEGYAYYSGFGAKAWMPTLVDAKVQAIVSGHMHSTRLDVAVDGLPSQIVMGGPQMEIATLTRIVGDKNSLSIIVENLDGKEMVRQDLKPALS, translated from the coding sequence ATGCTCCACCGCCGAATCTTGCTGGGCGCTGCCCCCCTTACCGCCTTCGCTCTCTCCACCGATTGCTTGCTCCGTGCCCAAGACCAACAGCCAGCCGCGGGCAATCCCACGCAGAACTCAGGTCCGGTGATCGCGAGCCCGCCTGTGGTACAGCATCGAACCCCAACCGGATTCACGGTGGTCTTTCAAGTCAAAGCGTTGGCGACAGGTTGGGTGGAGTGGGGCACCACACCGGACAAATTGGATCGCCGTGCCATTGGACAACATCACGGACTGAAGACCGCATCTGACCTCGCGCTTGCCATCCATGTTAACCATGGTTCAGAACTTGCTGATGCACCGATCTACTATCGCCTGCACGCGGTCCCTTTGCGAGTGGTGGATCGAAACGTGCAATACGGGGAAGAGGACATCGGTACAGTTCATTGTTTAAGAGCGTTCCCCAACAATCCGGATCGTGTCCACATTGCGGTGGTAAACGATACGCATGAGAACGCGAAGACAATTGCAAAACTTTGCGAGAGGATCGAATCGCATGATCCCGATTGGTTGATCTGGAATGGCGACACCTGCAACGATTTCCACCCGGGTAAGGATGTAGCTTCCATCCTGCTAGGGCCGGGGAAAACGGGTGATAAGGACGGCGGTGGCTGGGCCTCATCCCGCCCGCTGATCTTTGTCCCCGGCAATCACGATGTCCGAGGGAGACTCGCCCACCAATTGCAGACTTGTTTGCCCGGATGGCCCTATGGAGCCGGTGGGAGCACGCTTCACACACCCTATTGTTCGCTCCATCGGATCGGCCCGATGGCCATGGTGACGCTCGATACAGGGGAAGATAAACCGGATGCGCATCCAACGTTCCAAGGAACAGCGGCCTACGAACCGTACCGCGATCAGCAAGGGGCTTGGCTCGCCAATGCAGTGAAGGAGAAGGAATTCGCGACGGCTCCCTACCGTTTGGCGATCTGCCATATCCCGCTGCGCGGGCTTCCGGGCCAAAACGATGGCACTTCGATGGAAGGCTATGCGTACTACTCTGGATTCGGTGCGAAAGCTTGGATGCCAACGCTGGTCGATGCCAAGGTGCAGGCTATCGTCAGCGGGCATATGCATAGCACCCGCCTCGATGTCGCCGTCGATGGACTGCCCTCACAAATCGTGATGGGAGGGCCACAAATGGAAATCGCAACGCTGACGCGCATCGTAGGGGACAAGAACTCCCTGTCGATCATTGTCGAGAACTTGGACGGAAAAGAAATGGTCCGCCAGGATCTCAAGCCCGCTTTGAGTTAG
- a CDS encoding PQQ-binding-like beta-propeller repeat protein — MKSMLARTIAVGTLLAIANGSMATAADWTQFRGNHRDGKSNEKGLANQWPAEGPKLLWQATQLGSGYSSPSIAGGLAYLITNQGLEAEEAIAISMADGKVQWKTKLGKVGPNRGPQYPGSRSTPTIDGDRIYALGSDGDLACLDAKRGTVLWTKNLQRDLGGKPGSWAYTESPLIDGDQLICSPGGPDATVVALNKGTGELIWKCATEEGDEASYSSPIRAEIDGVPQYVLFLSKGVAGIDAKTGKFLWRYKKTADQAANVQTPVVSGNFVYTGASRVGGSVAAITRGATEAKEVYFSKTLPTGMGGAVLVGDYLYGTSGPTILCVKYSTGEIQWQERSIGASSICYADGKLYLHGENNDIAVVEANPTSYKLLGKATPPNAPERGQSKAWTYPAISDGKLLVFDAGSLWCYDIR; from the coding sequence ATGAAATCAATGCTTGCACGGACAATTGCCGTTGGAACGCTACTTGCCATTGCAAACGGGTCGATGGCTACGGCTGCCGATTGGACTCAGTTTCGGGGTAACCATCGAGACGGTAAATCGAATGAGAAGGGGCTCGCGAATCAATGGCCAGCAGAGGGTCCGAAGCTGCTGTGGCAGGCGACCCAACTGGGGAGCGGCTACTCCTCTCCTTCGATTGCGGGTGGGCTCGCCTATCTGATCACCAATCAGGGCTTGGAAGCAGAAGAGGCGATTGCAATCTCCATGGCGGATGGGAAGGTGCAATGGAAAACCAAGCTGGGTAAGGTCGGACCCAATCGCGGTCCGCAATATCCAGGGAGCCGCTCGACTCCGACCATCGATGGGGATCGCATCTATGCACTGGGATCCGACGGAGACCTCGCTTGTTTGGATGCCAAGCGGGGCACGGTTCTTTGGACCAAGAACCTCCAACGGGATTTGGGTGGCAAGCCTGGATCGTGGGCTTATACGGAATCCCCTCTCATCGACGGCGATCAGCTTATCTGTTCGCCCGGTGGCCCGGATGCAACAGTCGTTGCACTGAATAAAGGGACAGGGGAGTTGATTTGGAAGTGCGCGACCGAGGAAGGGGACGAAGCCAGTTACTCCTCTCCGATCCGAGCGGAAATCGACGGAGTTCCGCAATATGTTTTGTTCCTTTCCAAGGGGGTGGCGGGCATCGACGCGAAGACGGGGAAGTTCCTCTGGCGTTATAAGAAAACGGCCGATCAAGCGGCCAATGTTCAGACCCCGGTAGTCAGCGGCAATTTTGTTTATACCGGCGCCAGTCGAGTGGGCGGTTCGGTCGCTGCGATCACCCGTGGCGCGACGGAAGCCAAGGAGGTTTACTTCAGCAAGACCTTGCCGACCGGCATGGGGGGGGCGGTCCTGGTGGGGGACTATCTCTATGGAACTTCAGGTCCCACGATTCTTTGTGTGAAGTATTCGACGGGCGAGATTCAATGGCAGGAGCGCAGCATTGGAGCGAGTTCGATTTGCTACGCAGATGGAAAGCTTTACTTGCATGGAGAGAACAACGACATCGCCGTCGTGGAAGCCAACCCCACCTCTTACAAATTGCTCGGAAAGGCCACGCCACCCAATGCACCCGAGCGTGGGCAATCGAAGGCTTGGACCTATCCAGCCATTTCCGATGGCAAGCTGCTCGTCTTTGACGCCGGTTCACTCTGGTGTTACGACATTCGATAG
- a CDS encoding xylose operon transcription regulator XylR translates to MAKRRKTVALLIETSNAYARGILEGIVEYQRTRDQWSVYLPELERGASPPDWLSDWKGDGVIARIETEAIAAAVSQLQVPTIDVSAARRVPNIPWVETDDVRVADLAFEHLRERGFRHFAFCGPRGFNWALWRGEQFERRCIDAGLDISVHWTEFRSQSQFAKSVSRKSPESPMDHWLDSLPKPVGLFCAFDIQAQIVLDHCRNLGIQVPEQIAVIGVDNDPIVCNLAHPSITSVIPDARGAGQRAAELLDAWMQRCPRRNTKGPPKSLPESILLKPLGIESRQSTDATAVSSPDIAAAVRFIRDHACDGIDVSHVLQHIPLSRRKLEYQFVEATGTTPHEMIARVRMERARRLLQETDLPLEEIANRCGFEHPEYMNVVFKRRYQITPGRFRKQQMT, encoded by the coding sequence ATGGCCAAACGGCGAAAAACGGTAGCGCTCCTGATCGAGACGTCGAATGCGTACGCGCGGGGGATCCTGGAAGGCATTGTCGAGTACCAGCGGACGCGGGATCAGTGGTCGGTCTACCTCCCCGAACTGGAGCGAGGGGCCAGCCCGCCGGATTGGCTGAGCGATTGGAAAGGAGACGGGGTGATCGCGCGCATCGAGACCGAGGCGATCGCGGCGGCGGTCTCGCAATTGCAAGTCCCGACGATCGATGTGAGCGCTGCTCGACGCGTGCCGAACATCCCTTGGGTTGAAACCGACGACGTTCGCGTTGCCGATCTCGCGTTCGAGCATTTGCGAGAACGGGGATTCCGGCACTTCGCATTCTGCGGACCCAGGGGCTTCAATTGGGCTCTGTGGCGCGGCGAGCAATTCGAACGGCGTTGTATCGATGCTGGTCTGGATATCTCGGTTCACTGGACGGAATTCCGATCGCAATCGCAGTTCGCGAAGTCTGTTTCTCGCAAATCACCCGAGTCCCCGATGGACCACTGGCTCGATTCCCTTCCCAAACCGGTTGGTCTCTTTTGCGCATTCGACATCCAAGCCCAAATCGTATTAGACCATTGTCGCAATCTGGGGATTCAAGTCCCCGAACAAATTGCCGTGATCGGAGTGGACAACGATCCGATCGTCTGCAATCTGGCTCACCCGTCTATTACCAGTGTCATCCCCGACGCGCGCGGCGCAGGGCAACGAGCCGCCGAACTCCTCGATGCTTGGATGCAACGCTGCCCACGCCGAAACACCAAAGGCCCTCCGAAATCGCTCCCCGAATCGATCTTGCTCAAACCTCTCGGTATCGAATCTAGACAATCCACCGATGCGACGGCCGTATCGAGCCCGGACATCGCCGCAGCAGTTCGGTTCATCCGAGACCATGCCTGCGATGGAATCGATGTCAGCCATGTCCTCCAACACATTCCGCTGTCCCGCCGAAAACTGGAATACCAATTTGTCGAAGCAACCGGGACCACTCCCCACGAAATGATCGCGCGCGTTCGCATGGAACGGGCGCGACGTTTGCTTCAAGAAACCGATCTACCCTTAGAGGAAATCGCAAATCGCTGCGGGTTCGAACACCCGGAGTACATGAACGTCGTCTTCAAACGACGTTACCAAATCACCCCGGGACGCTTTCGTAAACAACAAATGACCTAG
- a CDS encoding Gfo/Idh/MocA family protein → MVGLGFGSEFIPIYQRHPHANVAAICRRNEHELHEAGDKFGIAKRYTDFDKVLEDPEIDFVHINSPIPDHAWMSMRALQAGKHVMCTVPMATNIEDCDKICQLVADTGKKYMMAETVVYSREFLFIKEMFQKGELGKIQYMSASHPQDMEGWPEYWERMIPMHYATHVVSPVLGLVNGRAEYVSCFGSGTIRDELAKKSGNKFAVETCHIKIKDSDIAAHIWRFLFDTARQYRESFDVYGTKKSFEWSLVEGKNHILHTAKLPEHEIASEVVVPDYAHLLPEPIRAFTKSIQDADHLSFIQGGGHGGSHPHLVHEFISSLVENRDPWPNAVTSANWTCVGICAHESAVAGGQIVRLPAFTLQ, encoded by the coding sequence ATGGTTGGTCTCGGATTTGGCTCCGAGTTCATTCCTATCTACCAGCGTCATCCCCATGCGAATGTCGCTGCGATTTGCCGCCGAAACGAGCACGAACTGCACGAGGCGGGGGACAAGTTTGGAATCGCTAAGCGCTACACCGACTTCGACAAAGTCCTGGAAGATCCCGAGATCGATTTCGTACACATCAATTCTCCGATTCCCGATCACGCATGGATGAGCATGCGGGCGCTTCAGGCGGGGAAGCATGTGATGTGCACCGTCCCCATGGCAACCAACATCGAAGATTGCGACAAGATCTGCCAATTGGTCGCAGACACAGGTAAGAAATACATGATGGCCGAAACGGTCGTCTACAGCCGCGAGTTCTTGTTCATCAAAGAAATGTTCCAGAAAGGGGAGCTTGGAAAGATTCAGTATATGTCGGCAAGTCATCCGCAGGACATGGAGGGTTGGCCGGAGTACTGGGAGCGGATGATCCCCATGCACTATGCGACGCACGTCGTCTCGCCGGTTCTAGGATTGGTCAACGGTCGTGCAGAGTATGTTTCCTGTTTCGGTTCCGGAACGATTCGAGACGAGTTGGCAAAGAAGTCCGGCAACAAGTTCGCCGTCGAAACCTGCCATATCAAGATCAAGGATTCCGACATCGCCGCCCACATTTGGCGATTCCTGTTTGATACCGCGCGGCAGTACCGCGAAAGCTTCGACGTCTACGGTACCAAAAAGAGTTTCGAGTGGTCGCTCGTGGAAGGGAAGAATCACATTCTCCACACGGCGAAGCTTCCGGAGCACGAGATTGCGAGCGAAGTCGTGGTGCCCGACTATGCGCACTTGCTCCCCGAACCGATCCGAGCCTTTACCAAATCGATTCAAGACGCAGACCACTTGTCGTTTATTCAAGGGGGAGGGCATGGCGGTTCTCACCCCCATTTGGTCCACGAATTTATCAGCTCATTGGTAGAAAATCGGGACCCATGGCCCAACGCAGTCACCAGTGCCAACTGGACCTGCGTCGGCATCTGCGCCCACGAAAGCGCCGTAGCGGGCGGGCAAATCGTCCGGCTCCCCGCGTTCACCCTCCAGTAG